A part of Doryrhamphus excisus isolate RoL2022-K1 chromosome 8, RoL_Dexc_1.0, whole genome shotgun sequence genomic DNA contains:
- the aasdhppt gene encoding L-aminoadipate-semialdehyde dehydrogenase-phosphopantetheinyl transferase: MTDVGDEMASVRWAFRCGSWTPSRSEWLFAARCVQQEEKDRVGKFVFAKDAKSAMAGRLLLRRFVCERMHIPWAQIRLERSSKGKPYLAAPHTVSPDSGVDPLTWSFNISHQGDYAVLAAEKGMQVGVDIMKTSMPGSSSVPEFFRIMTRQFTPYEWSVILSAGSEYQQLAMFYRHWALKESFIKAIGTGLAFNLQRAEFHLSSELLTETSVLRQTRMHLDEEEEEDWVFEECLLDLEHHVAVALGPIKTPPSMHSTSSLPTPVAFTQLSFTDLIASASPLTEEDPAYWVSFQMKTEAPLRQRDAK, encoded by the exons ATGACAGACGTCGGTGACGAGATGGCTTCTGTTCGCTGGGCTTTTCGCTGCGGCTCATGGACACCGAGCAGGtccgaatggttgtttgccgcTCGTTGTGTTCAGCAGGAGGAGAAAGACCGAGTTGGAAAGTTTGTGTTCGCAAAAGATGCTAAGTCAGCCATG GCTGGTAGATTGCTACTGAGGAGATTCGTGTGTGAGAGGATGCACATTCCATGGGCACAGATCCGCCTGGAAAGATCATCCAAAGGGAAGCCATACTTGGCTGCACCACACACA GTCAGCCCAGATTCGGGCGTGGACCCTCTGACCTGGAGCTTCAACATCTCCCACCAAGGGGACTATGCAGTGCTCGCCGCTGAGAAGGGGATGCAAGTTGGGGTGGATATCATGAAGACATCCATGCCTG GTAGCAGCAGCGTACCAGAATTCTTCCGCATCATGACTCGTCAGTTTACGCCATATGAGTGGAGCGTCATCCTTTCGGCCGGCTCCGAGTACCAACAGCTCGCCATGTTCTACCGCCACtgg GCCTTGAAAGAAAGTTTCATCAAAGCCATTGGCACAGGACTGGCTTTTAATCTGCAGAGAGCGGAGTTTCACCTGTCTTCTGAACTGCTCACAGAGACCTCTGTACTCCGCCAGACCAGAATGCACCtggatgaagaggaagaagaggactgggTGTTTGAA GAGTGTTTATTGGACTTGGAGCATCACGTTGCCGTAGCACTTGGACCAATAAAGACACCACCCTCCATG cATTCTACCTCATCTCTTCCCACTCCCGTTGCGTTCACACAGCTGTCCTTTACTGACCTCATCGCCTCCGCCTCACCTTTGACTGAAGAAGACCCCGCCTACTGGGTGAGCTTCCAAATGAAGACCGAAGCACCCTTGAGACAGAGAGACgcaaaataa